The following proteins are co-located in the Deltaproteobacteria bacterium genome:
- a CDS encoding thioredoxin family protein gives MFKKCLLGILAVLFSSYALATPPDQNPFSLNLDDSPKQLVVGDALTLEFRITVPPGYFVYHEKTSLVLDPLPNFLSAKIELPPPEDHFDKLFGKKTKAYLSDFSILVKLTANAQMTPSLHTLKGTLRYQGCSDEFCYLPVKQNLSIPLQFVTKGSGALTSNYSEPSFFDQVWNLLEEVDPNKLLDLNRGLLLLLAFLAGMVTCFTPCVLPIIPLTMAYVGALQNGVRHGARFFFLFLGMAVSYSLLGLLAASLGLSLGFLFQSRIFLLVITGLFLLFAFSLFGWIHLALPTVLQNRLLKLGGNSNHGAFLVGLTFGLVASPCVGPLVGPFLIIAAKKQSQFFGFTLLLSYGLGMGLLFFVLANAYGRVYKKLKGPWVRLLKNAVAITLLFPAFFYGYTFYRTLGFHTPQADFWIHSLEDGLAQAAQEKKPILIDFYADWCPPCLELEHSTFSNPLVQQKAKDIIMIKVDCTLECEQAQVRYNVVGMPTILFLDHQGNRMGELTVMGGSVKPKKIISLMDQALEKNRAIP, from the coding sequence ATGTTTAAAAAATGTCTCTTGGGAATATTGGCTGTTCTTTTTTCAAGTTATGCTTTAGCGACCCCTCCTGATCAAAACCCCTTTAGCCTTAATTTAGACGATAGCCCTAAGCAGTTGGTGGTGGGGGATGCTTTAACCCTAGAGTTTCGAATCACGGTTCCCCCAGGGTATTTTGTTTACCACGAAAAGACTTCTCTGGTCTTAGATCCATTGCCTAACTTTCTATCGGCTAAAATTGAATTGCCTCCACCCGAAGATCATTTTGATAAATTATTTGGTAAAAAAACTAAGGCCTATCTTTCCGATTTTTCTATTCTCGTAAAATTAACCGCCAATGCTCAAATGACTCCAAGTCTGCATACCTTGAAAGGCACACTCCGCTATCAAGGATGTTCTGACGAATTTTGTTACCTCCCGGTTAAACAAAATTTATCTATTCCCCTACAATTTGTAACCAAGGGGTCAGGTGCACTCACTTCAAATTATTCGGAGCCTTCTTTTTTTGATCAAGTTTGGAATCTCCTGGAGGAGGTTGACCCCAACAAACTTTTAGACCTCAATCGTGGGTTGTTGTTGTTGTTAGCCTTTTTGGCGGGCATGGTGACCTGCTTCACCCCTTGTGTTTTGCCCATTATTCCGCTCACCATGGCCTATGTAGGCGCACTGCAAAATGGAGTGCGCCACGGAGCGCGGTTTTTTTTTCTTTTTTTAGGCATGGCGGTTTCTTACAGTTTGTTGGGTTTGCTGGCCGCGAGTTTGGGGCTTAGCCTTGGGTTTCTCTTTCAGTCGCGTATTTTTTTGCTAGTCATCACAGGGTTGTTTCTTTTGTTTGCCTTCAGCCTTTTTGGTTGGATTCACTTGGCTCTTCCTACTGTTTTACAGAACCGTCTCTTAAAATTAGGGGGGAACAGCAACCACGGTGCTTTTTTAGTAGGGCTGACCTTTGGGTTGGTTGCTTCTCCTTGTGTTGGGCCTTTGGTGGGGCCTTTTCTCATTATTGCTGCAAAAAAGCAGAGTCAATTTTTTGGGTTCACGTTATTGCTTAGCTATGGCTTAGGCATGGGGCTTTTATTTTTTGTTTTAGCCAATGCCTATGGCCGAGTTTACAAAAAATTAAAGGGTCCCTGGGTTCGGCTTTTAAAAAATGCAGTTGCGATAACCCTCCTGTTTCCCGCTTTCTTTTATGGGTATACTTTTTATAGGACATTAGGTTTTCACACCCCGCAGGCAGATTTTTGGATTCATAGTTTAGAAGATGGTTTGGCTCAGGCTGCCCAAGAGAAAAAACCAATCCTCATTGATTTTTATGCAGACTGGTGCCCGCCTTGTTTAGAATTAGAGCACAGCACTTTTTCCAATCCTTTGGTTCAACAAAAAGCCAAAGACATCATTATGATTAAAGTTGACTGCACCTTAGAATGTGAGCAAGCCCAAGTTCGGTATAATGTGGTGGGTATGCCCACGATACTTTTTTTAGATCATCAAGGCAATCGAATGGGCGAGCTTACGGTGATGGGGGGTAGTGTTAAACCGAAAAAAATAATTTCGCTCATGGATCAAGCTTTAGAAAAAAATCGAGCCATACCATGA
- a CDS encoding HAMP domain-containing histidine kinase codes for MINANAILEDIKLPDYKERHVFTGKLRLVIFLIFWVLGATYFRGVWASYAVIPLMISLSFLITGICYNNILQNKYILTSFILEMLADLLSISLVVYMTGGGESSYFTLYMIYVSAAGMFYSPRIALLAAVFSVLSYAILVLGIHHQWIPRFVYPQPSSAWMAWLPQTHYLNLSLAIVFIPVIVYAVKISYYFISLKERALEVRNKQLLALNRISRTIKRATSLEDVIQNVLSGVIEGLGYQVCFLVLVDKREGNIRFHVPKGNPYIQLIEEKFGVSLKELELPNLDANSIFQAIKRNRIVFRQKLSELVVGIEPALLENSANAIQQEMGFKKFVITPLVAERKIIGALVGVSIHEFIDQSSVGILESFTDQSALAIDSAILIEELKIKNVELERANKIKSEFLAVMSHELRTPLTAVIGFSELLLEGVLGEMNHDQKDSLKEVLKNGEHLLGLINSVLDLAKAEAGKMELNLEPLNLNDIAVDVKNSVIPLLDKKGLNLDLIISEDLPLMYADMRKMKQILLNLLSNAIKFTPEGGKIILSTHYSENKFIIQVKDTGIGIAKADLNKIFDVFHQVDSSHTRKYQGTGLGLALTKQFVELHGGRLLVDSDLGQGSQFTVEIPRQIPVDNAQV; via the coding sequence ATGATCAATGCCAATGCTATTCTTGAAGACATTAAACTCCCTGACTACAAAGAAAGACATGTCTTTACAGGCAAACTACGTTTAGTCATTTTTTTGATTTTTTGGGTGTTAGGTGCTACTTACTTTCGAGGAGTTTGGGCATCTTATGCTGTCATTCCGCTGATGATCAGCCTTAGTTTCCTGATTACGGGGATTTGTTACAATAATATTCTTCAAAATAAATATATTCTTACTTCTTTTATCTTGGAGATGCTGGCCGACTTATTGAGCATTAGCCTCGTTGTTTATATGACCGGAGGTGGCGAAAGCTCTTATTTTACTTTGTATATGATTTATGTGTCGGCCGCTGGGATGTTTTATTCGCCACGGATTGCCTTGCTAGCGGCCGTATTTTCTGTTTTGTCTTATGCCATTTTAGTTTTAGGGATTCACCATCAATGGATTCCACGCTTTGTTTATCCTCAACCGTCGTCAGCCTGGATGGCTTGGTTGCCTCAAACCCACTATTTAAACTTGAGCCTAGCCATCGTTTTTATCCCGGTTATCGTTTATGCGGTCAAGATTAGTTATTATTTTATTTCTCTTAAAGAAAGGGCTTTAGAAGTTCGCAATAAACAATTGTTAGCCCTTAATCGCATCAGTCGCACCATTAAACGGGCTACATCTTTAGAAGATGTTATTCAAAATGTCTTGAGCGGGGTTATTGAAGGTTTGGGTTACCAAGTTTGTTTTTTGGTATTGGTTGACAAACGGGAAGGGAATATTCGCTTTCATGTGCCTAAGGGCAATCCCTATATTCAACTCATTGAAGAAAAATTTGGGGTTTCACTTAAAGAATTAGAGTTACCTAATCTCGATGCCAACTCTATTTTTCAAGCGATCAAGCGCAATCGTATTGTCTTTCGACAAAAATTATCTGAACTTGTCGTAGGCATAGAACCTGCGCTCTTGGAAAATAGTGCCAATGCAATTCAACAAGAGATGGGTTTTAAAAAATTTGTGATTACCCCCTTAGTTGCTGAACGAAAAATTATTGGAGCCCTCGTGGGGGTAAGCATCCACGAATTTATTGATCAATCAAGCGTGGGTATTTTAGAAAGCTTTACCGATCAATCCGCCCTTGCCATCGACAGTGCTATTCTCATTGAAGAATTAAAAATCAAAAATGTGGAACTAGAGAGGGCCAATAAAATCAAAAGTGAATTTTTGGCCGTGATGAGCCATGAATTGCGGACCCCTCTAACTGCCGTCATTGGGTTTTCTGAACTTTTATTAGAAGGGGTGTTGGGGGAAATGAATCATGATCAAAAAGATAGCCTAAAAGAAGTTTTGAAAAATGGCGAGCACCTCTTGGGGCTCATTAATAGTGTGTTAGATCTTGCCAAGGCCGAGGCTGGCAAAATGGAGCTTAACCTAGAGCCGCTTAATTTAAACGACATTGCGGTTGATGTTAAAAATTCGGTTATTCCACTCCTTGATAAAAAGGGTCTTAATCTTGACCTCATTATTTCAGAGGACTTGCCCCTAATGTATGCCGACATGCGAAAGATGAAACAGATTTTGTTGAATCTACTTTCTAACGCCATTAAATTTACCCCTGAAGGGGGGAAAATCATTTTAAGCACCCATTATTCGGAAAACAAATTTATTATTCAAGTTAAAGACACTGGGATTGGTATCGCCAAAGCAGATTTAAACAAAATTTTCGATGTCTTTCATCAAGTTGATAGCTCTCATACACGTAAATATCAGGGCACAGGGTTGGGGCTAGCTCTAACTAAGCAGTTTGTAGAACTTCATGGTGGACGGCTTTTGGTCGACAGTGATTTAGGGCAAGGGTCGCAGTTTACAGTAGAAATTCCCAGGCAAATCCCAGTGGATAATGCGCAAGTGTAA
- the guaB gene encoding IMP dehydrogenase encodes MVDPNPEKLKLALTFDDVLLVPNYSECLPRDVELSTKLCKQLTLNIPLVSAAMDSVTESKTAIVMAQMGGIGIIHKNLSLQVQSAEVQKVKKSESGMILDPITLEPREKIRAAIELMKENNISGVPITEGKRLVGILTNRDLRFEINLERPISEVMTKKLVTVNEKVTLEEAKKILHEHRIEKLLVVDQQGNLKGLITIKDIQKTEAHPQAVKDARGRLVVGAAVGVGAEALERANALVQAGCDVLVVDTAHGHSKGVLDTVRELKKVFPQMDVLAGNVATADAVRDLAKAGVDGIKIGIGPGSICTTRVVAGVGVPQISAIMECSKVAKEFDIPLIADGGIKYSGDITKALAVGASAVMLGSLFAGTDESPGERVLYQGRTYKVYRGMGSIGAMSAGSSDRYFQEANLPGDKFVPEGIEGVVPYRGPLSDTIYQLVGGIKAGMGYLGAKNIPELWQKAKFVRITSSGLKESHVHDVMITKEAPNYYHGE; translated from the coding sequence ATGGTTGACCCCAATCCCGAAAAACTCAAACTGGCCCTCACCTTTGACGACGTTTTGTTAGTCCCTAACTATAGCGAATGTCTGCCGCGCGACGTTGAATTATCCACTAAACTTTGCAAGCAACTTACCTTAAATATCCCTTTGGTTTCTGCTGCCATGGATTCGGTAACCGAATCAAAAACCGCCATTGTCATGGCTCAGATGGGTGGGATTGGGATTATTCATAAGAACTTGAGCCTTCAAGTTCAAAGTGCTGAAGTTCAAAAAGTAAAAAAGAGTGAATCGGGCATGATTTTAGATCCCATCACCTTAGAACCGCGTGAAAAAATCCGTGCGGCGATTGAGCTCATGAAAGAAAATAATATTTCGGGGGTACCTATTACCGAAGGCAAGCGCCTCGTAGGGATTTTAACCAATCGTGATTTAAGATTCGAAATTAATTTAGAAAGACCTATTTCAGAGGTCATGACCAAAAAATTAGTGACGGTTAATGAAAAGGTTACTTTAGAAGAGGCTAAAAAAATTCTTCATGAACACCGCATCGAAAAACTTTTAGTGGTTGATCAACAAGGCAATCTTAAAGGTTTGATCACCATCAAAGATATTCAAAAAACTGAGGCCCATCCTCAAGCCGTTAAAGATGCCCGAGGCCGTTTGGTAGTGGGTGCGGCCGTAGGGGTGGGGGCAGAAGCCTTAGAGCGGGCGAACGCTCTAGTTCAAGCTGGCTGTGATGTTTTGGTGGTCGATACGGCGCATGGTCATTCCAAGGGTGTGTTAGACACCGTGCGAGAACTTAAAAAAGTTTTTCCACAAATGGATGTTTTGGCTGGCAATGTCGCGACGGCAGATGCGGTTCGTGATTTAGCAAAAGCCGGGGTCGATGGCATTAAAATAGGGATTGGGCCCGGAAGTATTTGCACCACACGAGTAGTGGCTGGGGTTGGCGTGCCGCAAATCAGTGCCATTATGGAGTGCTCAAAGGTAGCCAAAGAATTTGATATTCCTCTTATAGCCGATGGTGGCATTAAATATTCTGGCGACATCACCAAGGCCCTAGCCGTAGGGGCGTCGGCCGTGATGCTAGGCAGTTTATTTGCAGGCACCGATGAGTCACCCGGCGAACGGGTACTTTATCAGGGGCGCACTTACAAAGTATATCGCGGCATGGGTTCTATAGGTGCCATGTCAGCGGGTTCGAGTGACCGATACTTTCAAGAAGCCAATCTACCCGGTGATAAATTTGTGCCAGAGGGTATTGAAGGGGTGGTGCCTTATCGTGGGCCACTTTCAGATACCATTTATCAATTAGTAGGGGGTATCAAAGCAGGCATGGGTTATTTAGGTGCCAAAAATATCCCCGAGCTTTGGCAAAAAGCAAAATTTGTGCGGATTACCAGCTCAGGATTAAAAGAATCCCACGTTCATGACGTGATGATTACCAAAGAGGCTCCCAATTACTACCACGGGGAATAA
- the guaA gene encoding glutamine-hydrolyzing GMP synthase: MDKVLILDFGSQYTQLIARRIREFHVYSEIQPYNYPLAKIIEFAPKAIILSGGPASVLGDDAPSLPIEVLNLGIPLLGVCYGMQLLTKLAGGTVAKAQFREYGRATLKVVEPSGLFEGMKSSSTIWMSHGDSILTLPPHFIKLAESIDAPIVAMAFPAKKIYALQFHPEVSHTEEGALILENFLFKIAGCNPNWNMSSFVERTLQEIRKTVGHEKVICGVSGGVDSTVTAVLIHKAIGDQLQCIFINNGLLRKKEAEKVISTFAKNFHIPLHYVDASARFLKKLAGIVDPEMKRKIIGNEFIFIFEEEAKKFAAAQFLAQGTLYPDVIESVSFKGPSAVIKSHHNVGGLPKNMKFKLVEPLKELFKDEVRRVGETLGISRELTHRHPFPGPGLAVRILGPVTPEGVALLQEADDIIVSEIKTAGFYDKVWQVFGVLLPVKSVGVMGDERTYANVLAIRCVQSTDGMTADWVPLPFDLLSKMSNRIINQVSGINRVVYDISSKPPSTIEWE, from the coding sequence ATGGACAAAGTTTTAATCCTTGATTTTGGTTCGCAGTATACCCAACTCATCGCTAGAAGAATCCGCGAGTTTCATGTTTATTCGGAAATACAACCCTATAACTACCCCCTTGCTAAAATAATTGAATTTGCTCCCAAAGCCATCATCTTATCAGGAGGTCCCGCCAGTGTTTTAGGTGATGATGCACCTTCACTCCCAATAGAGGTACTCAATCTAGGCATTCCGCTCTTAGGGGTTTGCTATGGTATGCAACTCCTCACGAAGCTTGCCGGTGGAACCGTAGCCAAGGCTCAATTTCGAGAATACGGCCGGGCTACCCTCAAAGTAGTCGAGCCTAGCGGGCTCTTTGAAGGGATGAAGAGTTCGAGTACGATTTGGATGAGTCATGGCGATTCGATTTTAACCTTGCCACCCCATTTTATTAAGTTGGCGGAAAGTATTGATGCGCCTATTGTGGCCATGGCCTTTCCAGCTAAAAAAATCTACGCCTTGCAGTTTCACCCTGAGGTTAGTCATACCGAAGAAGGGGCACTCATCTTAGAAAATTTTCTATTTAAAATCGCTGGGTGTAACCCCAATTGGAACATGAGTTCTTTTGTAGAGCGTACTCTACAAGAAATTCGCAAAACAGTAGGGCATGAAAAGGTGATTTGCGGGGTCTCAGGGGGTGTAGATTCTACGGTCACTGCCGTGCTTATTCACAAGGCCATTGGTGATCAACTCCAATGTATTTTTATCAACAATGGTTTGCTGAGAAAAAAAGAAGCTGAAAAGGTTATTTCAACTTTCGCTAAAAATTTTCATATCCCCCTGCATTATGTAGATGCCAGTGCTCGCTTCTTAAAAAAATTAGCCGGCATTGTTGATCCCGAAATGAAGCGAAAAATTATTGGTAATGAATTTATTTTTATTTTTGAAGAAGAAGCAAAAAAATTTGCTGCAGCACAATTTTTGGCCCAAGGCACCTTGTATCCCGATGTGATTGAAAGTGTGTCTTTTAAAGGCCCGTCGGCTGTCATTAAGAGTCATCACAATGTGGGTGGTTTGCCTAAAAATATGAAATTTAAATTGGTTGAACCCTTAAAGGAACTCTTTAAAGATGAGGTTAGGAGGGTTGGCGAAACTTTGGGGATTAGTCGAGAATTAACGCATCGGCACCCCTTTCCTGGGCCAGGCCTTGCCGTACGGATTTTAGGGCCGGTGACGCCAGAAGGTGTTGCTTTATTGCAAGAAGCCGATGATATTATCGTGAGCGAAATTAAGACGGCGGGTTTCTATGATAAAGTTTGGCAAGTCTTTGGGGTGTTATTACCGGTCAAATCAGTGGGCGTGATGGGGGATGAAAGGACTTACGCCAATGTCTTGGCCATTCGCTGTGTGCAGAGCACCGATGGTATGACAGCCGATTGGGTGCCATTGCCTTTTGATTTACTGTCAAAAATGAGTAACCGAATTATTAATCAAGTGAGTGGAATTAATCGAGTCGTTTACGATATCTCTTCCAAACCGCCTTCAACCATTGAATGGGAGTAG
- the dnaE gene encoding DNA polymerase III subunit alpha: MFTHLHVHSQYSLLEGAIKINSLIEQVKQLGMNSVAITDSGNLFGAVEFYETAIKAGIKPILGAEIYYLTQGALQQKETKRKDGLLANLVLLVINEVGYKNLCRLLTIAHLEGFYYKPRLDKQTLAQHHEGLFALSGTLKGEAHHHLLEQNPHLAKTALEELASFYPNRLFLEIQDHGLPQEKLLRPELIRLSQETGIPLVATNDCQYLLAQHQSAHQVLHCIKVGRTLKEEEDRAVFTTDQFYLKSPETMQKAFQDLPEALANTQKIAESCEFKFTFDQYYFPKYESVENLSTEELLTKRTQVGFSHRWEKVQHQYPAEKQASQYEIYQKRIEEELAVILKMGFAGYFIIVADFINFAKSEGIPVGPGRGSAAGSLVAYCLNITDINPMPFDLLFERFLNPERISMPDVDIDFCMKGRDRVIEYVTQKYGNVSQIITFGTLKAKAVVRDVGRVLDIPYGEVDRIAKLIPNALNITLEQALKEEPTLQELLQNNQQIRQLIEIAKTLEGLTRHASTHAAGVVIGDRALTEYLPLYHGTHDEIVSQFDMKAVEKIGLVKFDFLGLKTLTVLDIARKIIKRVQNIDIHFDEIPLDDVKVYEQLCSGDSLGIFQLESSGMQDLLVRLKPNRFEDLIALVALYRPGPLGSGMVDDFINRKHGKTKVAFELPQLESILSDTYGVILYQEQVMKIAAVLANFSLGEADLLRRAMGKKKTQEMAKQRERFLKGSTDNHIPRKKAEKIFDLMAKFAEYGFNKSHSAAYALVSYHTAYLKTHYNVEYMASVLTHEMGNTDKILIYINDCKEHGMTLLPPDINESYRYFSVNQDRQIRFGLAAVKGVGDAAITAIIEVREKVGKFNNLFHLCEWADTRKVNKKVLEALIKCGAFDRIDADRASMLANLDGALEWGNKRQMEKTVGQVNMFTQSPTLARVKPWGEKERLTFEKEALGFYITGHPLERYQGQIKNLTKYSIQNLKEAQDKEQVTICGVVSSLKMIRTKQGKKMAFVNLEDLTGSLEVIVFSECYQNAVRFLEGDIPLFVKGRVDAGEDNIKIIAEEILPLDKVRLLKTRSIHFKIEKILASQHALEQLKKILLDYPGHTPAYLHLLAPGQQETILSLPSELSVDINDTFIQKIEDLFGTDSVILH; this comes from the coding sequence GTGTTTACGCACCTCCATGTTCATTCTCAATATTCCTTGCTCGAAGGGGCTATCAAAATTAATAGCCTGATTGAGCAAGTTAAACAATTAGGCATGAATTCGGTGGCTATCACAGATTCAGGCAATTTGTTTGGGGCGGTTGAGTTTTACGAGACGGCCATCAAAGCGGGTATTAAACCCATTTTAGGCGCCGAAATTTATTATCTTACTCAAGGGGCTCTTCAACAAAAAGAAACAAAACGTAAAGATGGTCTTTTGGCCAATTTAGTTTTGTTGGTGATCAACGAAGTTGGATATAAAAATTTATGTCGATTGCTGACGATCGCTCATCTCGAAGGATTTTATTACAAACCACGCCTAGACAAACAAACTCTAGCCCAACACCACGAAGGGCTTTTTGCTTTATCGGGGACTTTGAAGGGAGAAGCTCACCACCATTTGCTTGAACAAAACCCTCACTTGGCAAAAACGGCACTTGAAGAGTTGGCCAGCTTCTACCCCAATCGCTTATTTTTAGAAATTCAAGATCATGGTCTGCCCCAAGAAAAATTATTGCGCCCTGAGTTAATTCGTTTAAGCCAAGAAACTGGCATTCCTTTAGTGGCTACCAATGACTGCCAATATCTTTTGGCGCAACACCAGAGTGCCCATCAAGTTTTACATTGTATTAAAGTGGGGCGCACTCTCAAAGAAGAAGAAGATCGAGCGGTTTTTACCACCGACCAATTTTATTTAAAATCCCCTGAAACCATGCAAAAAGCCTTTCAAGATTTGCCGGAGGCCTTGGCCAACACTCAAAAAATTGCTGAAAGTTGCGAATTTAAATTTACCTTTGATCAATATTATTTCCCTAAATACGAATCTGTTGAAAATTTAAGCACCGAGGAACTTTTAACCAAAAGAACCCAAGTTGGATTTAGCCATCGTTGGGAAAAGGTTCAACATCAATACCCTGCTGAAAAACAAGCAAGCCAATATGAGATTTATCAAAAGCGAATTGAAGAGGAGCTTGCTGTTATTTTAAAAATGGGGTTTGCCGGCTACTTTATTATTGTTGCTGATTTTATTAATTTTGCAAAAAGTGAAGGTATTCCGGTTGGCCCTGGGCGCGGGTCTGCGGCAGGTTCTTTGGTTGCCTATTGTCTCAACATTACCGACATTAATCCCATGCCCTTTGACTTACTTTTCGAACGGTTTTTAAACCCCGAGCGCATTAGTATGCCCGATGTGGATATTGATTTTTGCATGAAGGGGAGAGACCGGGTCATTGAATATGTTACGCAGAAATATGGTAATGTTTCACAAATTATTACCTTTGGGACACTCAAAGCCAAAGCCGTGGTGCGCGATGTGGGCAGGGTGTTGGATATTCCCTATGGGGAAGTCGATCGTATTGCAAAGCTCATTCCCAATGCCCTTAATATTACGCTTGAACAAGCTTTGAAAGAAGAGCCGACCCTGCAAGAATTGCTGCAAAACAATCAGCAGATTCGTCAACTCATTGAAATCGCCAAAACCTTGGAGGGCCTTACCCGCCATGCCTCAACCCACGCGGCTGGGGTGGTGATTGGTGATCGAGCTTTAACCGAATACCTGCCACTTTATCATGGCACTCACGATGAAATTGTTTCTCAGTTTGATATGAAGGCCGTTGAAAAAATCGGCCTCGTTAAGTTTGATTTTTTAGGGCTTAAGACCTTAACCGTTTTAGATATTGCACGCAAAATTATTAAACGCGTTCAAAATATCGACATTCATTTTGATGAAATCCCTTTAGACGATGTTAAAGTTTATGAACAACTTTGCAGTGGTGACTCTTTGGGGATTTTCCAATTAGAATCCTCAGGCATGCAAGACCTGCTGGTTCGCCTTAAACCCAACCGTTTTGAAGACCTGATTGCGTTGGTGGCCCTTTATCGACCTGGCCCCTTGGGAAGTGGCATGGTGGATGATTTTATCAATCGCAAACACGGTAAAACAAAAGTTGCTTTTGAATTGCCACAATTAGAATCCATCCTAAGTGACACCTACGGGGTTATCCTCTACCAAGAACAGGTCATGAAGATTGCAGCGGTGTTGGCCAATTTTTCGTTAGGCGAAGCTGATTTGTTAAGACGGGCCATGGGCAAGAAAAAAACCCAAGAGATGGCCAAGCAACGGGAACGTTTTTTGAAAGGCTCTACCGATAATCATATCCCTCGAAAAAAGGCTGAAAAGATTTTTGATTTGATGGCTAAATTTGCTGAGTATGGTTTTAATAAATCTCATAGTGCGGCCTATGCCCTCGTTTCTTATCATACCGCTTATTTAAAAACCCATTATAACGTTGAGTATATGGCGAGCGTGCTTACCCACGAAATGGGCAATACCGATAAAATTTTAATTTACATCAACGATTGTAAAGAACATGGCATGACCCTTTTGCCGCCTGATATCAACGAAAGTTATCGTTATTTTTCAGTCAATCAAGATCGGCAGATACGTTTTGGTTTGGCAGCAGTCAAAGGGGTAGGGGATGCAGCTATTACGGCTATTATTGAAGTGCGAGAAAAGGTTGGTAAATTTAACAACCTTTTTCACCTTTGTGAATGGGCTGACACACGGAAGGTTAATAAAAAAGTCCTCGAGGCTTTAATTAAATGCGGTGCGTTTGATCGCATCGATGCCGATCGGGCTTCAATGCTTGCCAACTTAGATGGGGCCTTGGAATGGGGCAATAAACGCCAAATGGAAAAAACCGTGGGGCAGGTCAATATGTTTACTCAAAGCCCAACTTTGGCACGCGTAAAACCCTGGGGTGAAAAAGAGCGCTTAACCTTCGAAAAAGAGGCCTTAGGTTTTTATATTACGGGCCACCCTTTAGAACGTTACCAAGGCCAAATTAAAAATTTAACAAAATATTCTATCCAAAATTTAAAAGAGGCCCAAGACAAAGAACAGGTAACTATTTGCGGGGTGGTGAGTAGTTTAAAAATGATTCGCACCAAGCAAGGCAAAAAAATGGCGTTTGTTAATCTAGAGGATTTAACCGGTTCTTTAGAGGTGATTGTCTTTAGCGAGTGTTATCAAAACGCTGTGCGATTTTTAGAAGGGGATATTCCGCTTTTTGTTAAAGGTCGGGTAGATGCCGGAGAAGACAATATAAAAATTATTGCTGAAGAAATATTACCCTTAGATAAAGTTCGTTTATTGAAAACTCGAAGCATTCATTTTAAAATCGAGAAAATTTTAGCGAGTCAGCACGCCTTGGAACAACTTAAAAAGATTCTTTTAGATTATCCTGGTCATACCCCAGCCTATTTGCACCTCTTGGCTCCAGGGCAACAAGAAACCATTCTGTCTCTACCCAGCGAGTTGTCGGTTGATATTAATGATACTTTTATTCAAAAAATAGAGGACCTATTTGGGACAGATAGTGTGATTTTACACTAA